A single genomic interval of Primulina huaijiensis isolate GDHJ02 chromosome 7, ASM1229523v2, whole genome shotgun sequence harbors:
- the LOC140981293 gene encoding mogroside IIIx synthase-like, giving the protein MEAKIESRFNILMFPWIAHGHVFPFLELAKNLSNKNFHMYFCSTAINLDSIKTSFQERSSIKLVELQLPSFHDLPPYFHTTKNVPPNLMPRLFQAFQMSVSSFTDIISNLKPDLLIFDGFQPWAAEVASSMNIPAVHFVTTGAATYSFAYHGFICKDSTFPYPAVYLKDYERKALQAESGQLERNEDDKDYSFGPLKLSNDIVLIKTCRGIEGKYVDYLSVLCKKKVVPVGPLITQSYHKENDSEIVDWLSTKPKLSTLFISFGSENYLSKDQMEEIAKGLEFSNVNFIWVVRCPAGETININEVMPKGFLDRTNDRGLIVQGWAPQAKILAHKSVSAFVSHCGMSSVTESFYFGVPVIAVPFKSDQPLNARLVVEAGAGVEVARDEDGKFTSDDIVKAILKVIVEPSGGKLRLRAMELSEKMKNEEEEAMNETAEQLFQICMKYKQRKL; this is encoded by the coding sequence ATGGAGGCAAAAATTGAGAGTAGATTCAATATCCTCATGTTTCCATGGATCGCACATGGCCACGTTTTCCCATTTCTTGAGCTAGCCAAGAATTTGTCAAACAAGAACTTCCATATGTACTTCTGTTCTACAGCAATCAACCTGGATTCGATCAAAACCTCATTTCAAGAACGATCTTCAATCAAACTAGTTGAACTCCAATTACCATCATTCCATGATCTTCCTCCGTACTTCCACACGACGAAAAACGTCCCCCCAAATCTCATGCCAAGGCTTTTTCAGGCCTTTCAAATGTCTGTCTCCAGCTTCACTGATATCATCAGCAATCTGAAGCCGGATTTGCTGATTTTTGATGGTTTTCAACCGTGGGCTGCGGAAGTTGCCTCATCGATGAACATTCCTGCAGTTCATTTTGTCACGACAGGAGCGGCAACATATTCATTTGCTTATCATGGGTTCATATGCAAAGATTCAACTTTCCCTTATCCGGCGGTGTACCTCAAAGACTACGAAAGGAAGGCGTTGCAGGCTGAAAGTGGTCAACTAGAAAGAAATGAGGATGACAAAGATTATTCGTTTGGCCCCTTGAAACTATCTAACGACATTGTTTTGATTAAGACATGCAGGGGAATTGAAGGAAAGTATGTGGATTATTTGTCTGTTCTGTGCAAGAAAAAAGTGGTACCTGTTGGTCCTCTTATCACACAATCTTACCATAAAGAGAATGATTCGGAGATTGTCGATTGGCTAAGTACGAAACCCAAGTTGTCAACGTTGTTCATTTCTTTTGGCAGTGAAAACTATTTGTCTAAAGATCAGATGGAGGAGATAGCAAAAGGGTTGGAGTTTTCTAATGTTAACTTCATATGGGTTGTAAGATGTCCTGCTGGAGAGACAATCAACATTAATGAGGTCATGCCCAAGGGATTTCTTGATAGAACTAATGATAGGGGTCTTATTGTGCAGGGCTGGGCGCCACAAGCAAAAATCTTGGCACACAAAAGCGTAAGTGCTTTTGTGAGTCACTGTGGAATGAGTTCCGTAACGGAAAGCTTTTATTTTGGCGTACCAGTTATAGCGGTACCGTTCAAATCCGACCAGCCTTTGAATGCTAGGCTTGTGGTAGAGGCTGGTGCTGGTGTTGAGGTTGCAAGAGATGAAGATGGAAAGTTCACGAGTGATGATATTGTGAAGGCGATTCTTAAGGTTATCGTGGAGCCGAGTGGTGGAAAGTTGAGGCTTAGGGCTATGGAATTGAGTGAGAAGATGaaaaatgaagaagaagaagccatGAATGAAACAGCAGAGCAGCTCTTCCAGATTTGCATGAAGTATAAGCAACGGAAATTATAG
- the LOC140981295 gene encoding CASP-like protein 1E2 — MESQYKASNNGGVESGANTAHGRESEVAVANKRNLRGWDFVLRLLALVLCLTAAIVLGVDKQTTTVPVSLVPTLPPVNVPVTAKFHYLSAFTFLVVANAIACAYAAISLLLALANRGGKKGLSLLVMILDLAMVALLFSAVGASLAVGLIGYKGNSHVRWDKVCNVFGRFCHQVAASIALTGAGAGAFFLLVILILFNLHKRY; from the exons atggagtCCCAATACAAAGCAAGCAACAATGGAGGAGTGGAGAGCGGCGCAAACACAGCACATGGTAGAGAAAGTGAAGTGGCGGTGGCTAACAAGAGGAACTTAAGAGGTTGGGACTTTGTTCTGCGGCTTCTGGCTCTGGTTCTCTGCCTGACAGCGGCGATTGTTTTGGGGGTTGACAAGCAGACGACTACGGTGCCGGTCTCTTTGGTTCCGACGCTGCCGCCGGTGAATGTCCCCGTCACCGCTAAATTTCACTACTTGTCTGCCTTTAC GTTCCTTGTGGTGGCAAATGCTATAGCATGTGCATATGCTGCCATTTCATTACTCCTGGCATTGGCAAATAGGGGTGGGAAGAAGGGTCTTTCCCTTCTTGTCATGATTCTTGACCTAGCAATGGTGGCACTACTTTTCTCCGCCGTCGGAGCCTCCCTTGCCGTTGGCCTTATCGGCTACAAAGGAAACTCGCACGTTCGTTGGGACAAGGTGTGCAACGTGTTCGGAAGATTTTGTCATCAGGTGGCTGCCTCCATAGCTCTCACCGGCGCGGGAGCGGGTGCATTCTTTCTGCTCGTGATCCTCATCCTGTTTAACTTGCACAAAAGATACTAA